From a single Pararge aegeria chromosome 16, ilParAegt1.1, whole genome shotgun sequence genomic region:
- the LOC120630618 gene encoding uncharacterized protein LOC120630618 has translation MAVKEGAWSDDESLLLIEEYRTREVLWNPQNENFYKQNLKKDAWDEIENVLKITAEKCNNKMISLLSSYRREKGKEKKSKGTGKGTSDTYTSRWFAYNALKFLDDRNTPRKRKNTESIQRSVSKNNATEATQHEFTPPAPPNEHGLQEPKRSRRDENNVLTDVVGILKTTAQKLDSKSSIPDLTKSFVSFIGAKMSNYSSQTRISVEHAIFEIIMKADRGYYESWQHQPNAYTEPYSNRPSTSVSYGYTTAENVDAADYSINQQPSSVSSQDSQHSSIDDFTDLI, from the exons ATGGCGGTGAAAGAGGGTGCGTGGAGTGATGACGAGTCACTTTTATTGATAGAGGAATACAGAACAAGGGAAGTTTTATGGAACCCTcaaaatgaaaacttttataaacaaaatttaaagaaagatGCGTGGGACGAAATcgaaaatgtattgaaaataacaGCAGAAAAGTGCAATAACAAAATGATAAGTCTTCTCTCTTCTTACCGCCGTGaaaaaggaaaggaaaaaaaatccaAGGGGACTGGAAAAG GTACTTCGGACACATACACAAGTCGATGGTTTGCCTACAATGCTTTAAAGTTCTTGGACGATAGAAACACACcaagaaagagaaaaaatacG GAGTCCATTCAACGCTCAGTCTCCAAAAACAATGCCACCGAAGCCACGCAACATGAGTTCACCCCTCCAGCACCACCAAATGAGCATGGTCTACAGGAACCGAAACGATCCAGAAGAGACGAAAACAATGTTCTTACCGATGTAGTGGGGATATTGAAAACCACTGCACAGAAATTGGACAGTAAATCAAGCATTCCTGACTTAACTAAaagttttgtttcatttataGGAGCTAAAATGAGTAACTATTCCTCTCAGACTAGGATTTCGGTTGAACACGcaatatttgaaattattatgaaaGCCGACAGGGGATATTATGAATCTTGGCAACATCAACCAAATGCATATACAGAACCATACTCCAATCGTCCCTCAACTTCAGTATCCTACGGTTATACCACAGCAGAAAATGTAGACGCTGCTGACTACTCAATCAACCAGCAGCCTTCGTCGGTCTCTTCACAAGACTCACAGCACTCTTCTATAGATGATTTTACtgatttaatttag